A genomic stretch from Chlamydiota bacterium includes:
- the mtr gene encoding Tryptophan-specific transport protein yields the protein MKALFKTGSVLGSSFIIAGTGIGAGMLGMPVVSAAAGFFPSVFVYIACYLTMIITGLLVAEIVLWGRKNANFLSLTEHFLGKKAKIFTLLIYIFLFYLLLIAYMTGSGQILSQITHLNSPRWFSLLFTLLFAPLILKGTKMIDRVNKLFLFGLFITYVGFVILGIQFVKLDALLVSNYSKIFIALPIIFTAFSYQATVPSICTYLDQDPKKIRLAIFLGTTIALVIYLIWQGFILSVIPLTGEFGLETALKTGKTAVFSLANVVQSPFVFFLGQGFAFCAIATSFLGVSLGIVDFIADGLSFAKKGKNLVIIGLLTFVPPLIFSLIDPNLFILALNIAGGLGCVILLGVLPILMYLSGRYVKEYSTSGAYLFGYKTLIFVGIFLGLVFLSMLKIVF from the coding sequence ATGAAGGCATTATTTAAAACAGGATCTGTTTTAGGAAGCAGTTTTATTATTGCAGGAACGGGTATTGGAGCTGGCATGCTAGGCATGCCTGTCGTTAGTGCAGCTGCTGGATTTTTCCCAAGTGTTTTTGTCTACATTGCCTGTTATTTAACCATGATTATCACAGGTTTGCTTGTGGCAGAAATTGTGTTGTGGGGAAGAAAAAATGCCAATTTTTTATCTCTCACAGAGCATTTTTTAGGTAAAAAGGCAAAAATATTCACTCTTTTGATCTACATCTTTTTGTTTTACCTTTTATTGATTGCCTATATGACGGGAAGTGGGCAAATTTTGTCCCAAATCACCCATTTAAATAGTCCTAGATGGTTTTCTTTGCTCTTTACTTTGCTCTTTGCGCCTTTAATTTTAAAAGGAACCAAAATGATTGATCGTGTCAATAAGCTCTTTCTTTTTGGACTGTTTATCACCTACGTGGGATTTGTTATTTTGGGAATTCAATTTGTTAAATTGGATGCCCTGCTCGTTTCTAATTATTCTAAGATTTTTATTGCTCTGCCCATCATTTTTACCGCATTTTCTTACCAAGCGACGGTACCGAGCATTTGTACCTACTTAGATCAAGACCCTAAAAAAATACGTCTGGCAATATTTTTAGGCACCACGATTGCTCTTGTGATTTATTTAATTTGGCAAGGCTTTATTTTGTCTGTCATTCCGCTGACAGGAGAATTTGGTTTAGAAACAGCATTAAAAACGGGAAAAACAGCGGTGTTTTCTTTAGCAAATGTGGTACAAAGTCCATTTGTGTTTTTTCTTGGCCAAGGGTTTGCATTTTGTGCGATTGCGACCAGTTTTTTGGGAGTCTCTTTAGGCATTGTCGATTTTATTGCAGATGGTTTGAGTTTTGCAAAAAAAGGCAAAAATTTGGTTATCATTGGCCTTTTGACTTTTGTCCCACCTCTTATTTTTAGTCTTATTGATCCCAACTTATTTATTTTAGCGCTCAATATTGCGGGGGGATTAGGCTGTGTGATCTTACTTGGTGTACTGCCCATCTTGATGTATTTATCGGGGCGTTATGTCAAAGAATATTCTACAAGTGGAGCCTATTTATTCGGCTATAAAACTTTGATTTTTGTCGGAATCTTCTTGGGTTTAGTTTTCCTTTCCATGCTCAAAATTGTTTTTTAG